One Castanea sativa cultivar Marrone di Chiusa Pesio chromosome 4, ASM4071231v1 DNA window includes the following coding sequences:
- the LOC142632892 gene encoding uncharacterized protein LOC142632892, with amino-acid sequence MAEYEAYLTGLATALKMGVKYLKVIGDLNLVVCHTKGSFSLKEPSLAPYRAMAQRMEERFSTFEIMHMPRSENRFADALVALGSQIVFEENSAKIEVSKRRESVIEILKERFQEEKCKEDWQNPVREVLMKESEPAELKALKDYALVGGELYHRMPRGILSRCVGQEEAQKKLKEIHDKTYGSYGEISLYRRLQRVGFYWPNMGKDADQVQVQRGTCQLAADREESYARCPATETQ; translated from the coding sequence ATGGCAGAATATGAAGCCTACTTAACTGGGTTAGCCACGGCCCTTAAGATGGGGGTCAAATACTTGAAAGTGATAGGGGACTTGAACCTAGTGGTCTGCCACACCAAAGGAAGCTTCTCCTTAAAAGAACCCAGCCTAGCCCCTTACCGGGCAATGGCCCAGAGGATGGAGGAAAGGTTTTCGACCTTTGAAATAATGCATATGCCAAGAAGCGAGAATCGGTTTGCGGATGCGCTGGTTGCGTTAGGTTCGCAGATAGTATTTGAAGAAAATAGTGCCAAGATAGAAGTCAGTAAGAGGAGAGAATCAGTTATCGAAATTTTGAAGGAAAGGTTCCAGGAAGAAAAATGCAAAGAGGATTGGCAGAATCCCGTAAGGGAGGTCTTGATGAAAGAAAGTGAGCCTGCGGAGTTGAAAGCATTAAAAGACTACGCTCTGGTAGGAGGAGAACTGTATCACAGGATGCCAAGAGGGATCCTGTCAAGATGTGTGGGGCAAGAGGAGGCCCAGAAAAAGCTGAAGGAGATACACGACAAGACCTACGGATCCTACGGAGAGATCAGCCTTTACCGCAGACTCCAAAGGGTAGGCTTTTACTGGCCGAATATGGGGAAAGATGCAGACCAAGTCCAAGTTCAACGTGGGACCTGCCAACTTGCGGCTGACAGGGAGGAAAGCTACGCAAGGTGTCCTGCCACAGAAACACAGTGA